The following proteins come from a genomic window of Brachionichthys hirsutus isolate HB-005 chromosome 20, CSIRO-AGI_Bhir_v1, whole genome shotgun sequence:
- the taf1b gene encoding TATA box-binding protein-associated factor RNA polymerase I subunit B has protein sequence MDDEQTDAFREPCSQCSAVDWGVSDEGSFYCKSCHTVIERTREVEDHSVTSGSSRVSTLTRKARTKQPERGRRWAICEAFQFILRNQADALVKLGASSQFKDSVLCPLWRLYLQKSRLANAHNPERSAQYRMSVLDSGSGSAADWSGFSSSETDGDSVAAGAVRSDAESSDDWSLCSGPLDTDRYRSTRLKRTRGLMSMRKTLALVHLALVWSRETLTLSDLLRLVGGGHVPYVNAYRDLPEEMQLQGAGALLLRAESIPAYQEVHKEAESLRLLLQLPAFPPITRQSLLHPALLSLRYLTDANLPDELHLWVCRMMDCAAMADETHNTCSRFSGAALPRYDLQAAALIIVTMKLLFGLDDHTEWALSSQAGGPDASGEGGAFGSVLGLTGDAFDLRAWYQLLQPALSRAQRRRDGDTARKQWKTDRLLSASRKERCIRTKKKRVSDHVRVCFEKLSSRPAGVERVEPSSFRFCWGDEDGADGPSLHQKTLDRVVTLNQGVPAPLNATYWHPALRRCKARSCTSHYSEVEPTLPRSFAWLLQLFCFLLDVKPALLYEEVLTVERRVFGRRTWTGRGPWTGRRPCTRSQPGQKSALNTDP, from the exons ATGGACGACGAGCAAACG gACGCCTTCAGGGAGCCCTGCTCCCAGTGCTCAGCCGTGGACTGGGGCGTTTCAGACGAGGGTAGTTTCTACTGCAAATCCTGCCACACCGTCATtgag AGAACCAGAGAGGTGGAGGACCACTCCGTGACCTCCGGCTCCAGCAGGGTCTCCACCCTCACCAGAAAGGCCAGAACCAAGCAGCCGG AGCGCGGCCGGCGGTGGGCCATCTGTGAGGCGTTCCAGTTCATCCTGAGGAACCAGGCCGACGCGCTGGTCAAGCTGGGAGCCAGTTCCCAGTTCAAG GACTCGGTTCTGTGTCCGCTGTGGAGACTCTACCTGCAGAAGAGTCGACTGGCCAACGCCCACAATCCAGAGAGGAGCGCCCAGTATAGGATG AGCGTTCTGGACTCTGGGTCCGGCAGCGCCGCGGACTGGTCTGGGTTCTCATCCAGCGAGACGGACGGAGACTCGGTCGCGGCCGGCGCCGTCAGATCCGACGCAG AGAGCTCCGATGATTGGTCGCTGTGCTCGGGCCCGCTGGACAccgaccggtaccggtccacCCGGCTGAAGCGGACCCGGGGCCTGATGAGCATGAGGAAGACTCTGGCTCTGGTCCACCTGGCTCTGGTCTGGAGCCGTGAGACGCTGACCCTCAGCGACCTGCTCAG GTTGGTGGGCGGGGGCCACGTCCCGTACGTGAACGCTTACCGGGACCTCCCCGAGGAGATGCAGCTCCAGGGAGCCGGGGCGCTGCTCCTCAGAGCCGAG AGCATCCCAGCCTATCAAGAAGTGCACAAAGAGGCGGAGTCTCTGAGGCTgttgctgcagcttcctgcCTTTCCTCCAATCACCCGCCAGAGTCTGCTGCACCCGGCGCTGCTGAGCCTTCGATACCTGACCGACGCCAACCTGCCCG ATGAGCTGCACCTCTGGGTCTGCAGGATGATGGACTGCGCCGCCATGGCGGATGAAACTCACAACACGTGCAGCCGTTTTTCCGGCGCCGCCCTGCCGCGCTACGACCTCCAGGCCGCCGCCCTCATCATCGTCACCATGAAGCTGCTCTTCGGCCTGGACGACCACACGGAATG GGCGCTGTCCAGTCAGGCGGGCGGGCCGGACGCCTCGGGTGAGGGAGGAGCCTTCGGGAGTGTTTTGGGTCTGACAGGAGACGCGTTTGATCTGAGGGCGTGgtaccagctgctgcagccggcTCTGAGCCGGGCCCAGCGGAGGAGGGACGGAGACACGGCCAG GAAGCAGTGGAAAACCGACCGGCTCCTTTCtgccagcaggaaggagagatgCATCCGGACGAAAAAGAAAA GAGTCTCGGATCACGTCCGGGTCTGCTTCGAGAAGCTGTCTTCTCGGCCGGCAGGCGTCGAGCGGGTCGAGccctccagcttcaggttctGCTGGGGGGACGAGGACGGAGCAGACGGTCCCAGTTTGCACCAGAAGACGCTGGACCGGGTCGTGACCCTGAATCAGGGCGTCCCGGCTCCCCTTAACGCCACGTACTGGCACCCGGCGCTCAGGCGCTGCAAAGCCCG GAGCTGCACCAGTCACTACTCGGAGGTGGAGCCCACTCTCCCTCGCTCCTTCGcctggctgctgcagctgttctgcttcctgttggACGTGAAGCCGGCGCTCCTGTACGAGGAGGTGCTGACGGTGGAGAGGCGAGTGTTCGGCAGGAGGACCTGGACCGGCAGGGGGCCCTGGACCGGCAGGAGGCCCTGCACCAGATCCCAGCCGGGACAAAAGTCCGCTCTGAATACCGATCCCTGA
- the klf11a gene encoding Krueppel-like factor 11a: MELKPCIEHHDLEAAEALVSMSFWGQISHKPRPLTPTSDSCDSIHLLPEGGDTPKDLITLSSLCMTPPHSPSFAEASTTTSALNSASRQVLPRPGSALLCDPFTSETSALPPQTDASCVAPPSRAMATSVIRHTADRLRLPPPAETSAPPPGLPRTLPEEKDVCPGSPGSPPSPPASATPPHSSPLLCQVFPVNSRTGMISAFVQAQVQVQTQGVATPILPQPLLVGSTVPQGTVMFVVPQAPVSQLPQGPQTVMTLGNTKLLPLAPAPVYMPTGASGGASQADFSRRRNYICNFPGCKKTYFKSSHLKAHLRTHTGEKPFSCHWEGCDKRFARSDELSRHRRTHTGEKKFVCNVCDRRFMRSDHLTKHARRHMTTKRASSWPTETRDLSKSQNRGAALPVGVLVPSAN, from the exons ATGGAGCTGAAGCCGTGCATCGAGCACCACGATCTGGAGGCCGCCGAGGCGCTCGTCAGCATGAGCTTCTGGGGTCAAATCTcacacaagccccgcccactgacCCCCACCTCTGACTCCTGTgactccatccatcttctccCGGAGGGGGGGGACACTCCCAAAGACCTGATCACTCTGTCTTCACTG TGTATGACTCCGCCTCACAGCCCGAGCTTTGCTGAGgcctccaccaccacctctGCTCTGAACTCCGCCTCCAGGCAGGTCTTACCACGCCCTGGCTCCGCCCTGCTCTGTGACCCCTTCACCTCAGAGACCTCAGCGCTTCCACCTCAGACGGACGCGTCCTGTGTGGCTCCGCCCAGCAGGGCCATGGCCACCAGCGTCATCCGCCACACTGCCGATCGCCTCAGACTTCCTCCTCCGGCGGAAACCTCCGCGCCTCCGCCGGGACTTCCACGGACACTTCCGGAGGAGAAGGACGTATGTCCCGGCTCTCCTGGGAGCCCGCCCTCCCCTCCCGCCTCAGCGACGCCTCCACACTCCTCCCCGCTCCTCTGCCAGGTGTTCCCGGTGAACAGCCGGACGGGAATGATCTCCGCCTTCGTCCAGGCTCAGGTTCAGGTGCAGACTCAGGGGGTGGCCACGCCCATCCTGCCCCAGCCTCTGTTGGTGGGCTCCACCGTACCCCAGGGGACCGTGATGTTCGTGGTCCCCCAGGCACCCGTCTCCCAGCTGCCGCAGGGCCCCCAGACTGTCATGACCCTGGGCAACACCAAGCTCCTCCCCTTGGCGCCCGCCCCGGTTTACATGCCAACAGGAGCGAGCGGCGGCGCCTCGCAGGCCGACTTCTCCCGCAGACGAAATTACATCTGCAACTTCCCCGGCTGCAAGAAGACCTACTTCAAGAGCTCACACCTGAAGGCTcacctgcgcacacacacag GTGAGAAGCCGTTCAGCTGTCACTGGGAGGGCTGCGACAAAAGGTTCGCCCGCTCCGACGAGCTGTCCCGCCACCGCCGCACGCACACCGGCGAGAAGAAGTTCGTCTGCAACGTGTGCGACCGACGCTTCATGCGCAGCGACCACTTGACCAAACACGCCCGGCGTCACATGACCACCAAGAGGGCGTCGTCCTGGCCCACCGAAACCCGAGACCTCAGCAAGAGCCAAAACAGAGGCGCCGCACTTCCAGTCGGCGTGCTGGTCCCTTCAGCCAACTAG
- the mettl22 gene encoding methyltransferase-like protein 22 — MDRITFHHDTVLSDVHVLLPNAARLMTRLNRVGQPVFMSKFRILSAAGRGLPEAEGDAEGDAEGEHGGPGNVEPLVDEDGDFDVIHRPRRSCTGRHLVCPVIVKQSDPVPEREEEEEQEEEEEEEEGTIRIEHTMATPLEDVGKQVWRGALLLADFIFSEAATFRGATVLELGAGTGLTGVVMATAAKRLYCTDVGGDLLSMCQKNVSLNEHLLLRSGADVRVRHLDWLRDDLRSDADEEFGWTEEEEADLYGNASFIIAADVCYDDELTDGLFRAMRRLCGAFAHACTIFISIERRMNFSLQHLSVCCEAYAHFRRRLLQLQHLDGRRRFRVEQVPPDFPQFLIYERTEQLELWKVTATPIPSPAHLQEARGGASEAAAGRNPPRHGPASS; from the coding sequence ATGGACCGGATCACGTTTCATCACGACACCGTGCTGTCGGACGTGCACGTGCTGCTGCCCAACGCTGCCCGCCTGATGACGCGTCTCAACCGCGTGGGACAGCCCGTCTTCATGTCTAAATTTAGGATCCTGTCCGCCGCAGGAAGAGGATTACCGGAGGCGGAGGGGGACGCGGAGGGGGACGCGGAGGGGGAACATGGCGGCCCGGGAAACGTGGAACCCCTCGTGGACGAGGACGGAGATTTTGACGTCATCCATCGACCGAGGAGAAGCTGCACCGGGCGACATTTAGTCTGTCCCGTCATTGTGAAACAGTCCGACCCCGTCCcagagcgggaggaggaggaggaacaggaggaggaagaggaggaggaggagggcactATACGCATCGAGCACACTATGGCCACGCCCCTGGAGGACGTCGGGAAGCAGGTGTGGAGAGGCGCCCTCCTCCTGGCCGACTTCATCTTCTCGGAGGCGGCCACGTTCAGAGGCGCCACCGTGCTGGAGCTCGGAGCGGGCACCGGTTTAACCGGCGTCGTCATGGCAACGGCCGCCAAACGGCTTTACTGCACGGACGTGGGGGGGGACCTGCTGAGCATGTGTCAGAAGAACGTGTCCTTAAACGAACACctgctgctgcgttcaggggcCGACGTGAGAGTCCGACATCTGGACTGGCTCCGGGACGACCTGCGCTCGGACGCTGATGAAGAGTTCGGCTGgaccgaggaggaagaggcggatCTCTATGGCAACGCCAGCTTCATCATCGCCGCTGACGTGTGCTACGACGACGAGCTGACGGACGGCCTGTTCCGAGCGATGCGCCGTCTGTGCGGCGCCTTCGCTCACGcctgcaccatcttcatctccatcgagAGGAGGATGAACTTCAGCCTGCAGCACCTGAGCGTCTGCTGCGAGGCCTACGCCCACTTCCGCCGccgcctgctgcagctgcagcacctggACGGGCGCCGCCGCTTCAGGGTGGAGCAGGTCCCGCCGGACTTCCCACAGTTTCTCATTTACGAACGCACTGAGCAGCTGGAGCTGTGGAAGGTGACGGCCACGCCCATCCcgagccccgcccacctgcaGGAGGCCCGGGGCGGGGCCTCCGAAGCTGCAGCCGGCAGGAATCCTCCTCGTCATGGACCGGCTTCctcctga
- the LOC137909080 gene encoding ribonucleoside-diphosphate reductase subunit M2-like, producing MLSARCPLSVVNDNKLGGEINKMALDKENTPPNRNSTRILASKTARKILADPSPEAARKSSGEEEEPLLKENPRRFVIFPVQYQDIWQMYKKAEASFWTAEEVDLSKDLQHWESLKDGERYFISHVLAFFAASDGIVNENLVERFAQEVQVTEARCFYGFQIAMENIHSEMYSLLINTYIKEPTEREYLFNAIETLPCVKKKADWALNWIGNKKASYGERVVAFAAVEGIFFSGSFAAIFWLKKRGLMPGLTFSNELISRDEGLHCDFACLMFKHLVNKPSAGTVTGIVRNAVQIEQEFLTEALPVKLIGMNCELMKRYIEFVADRLMLELGFSKVYRVENPFDFMENISLEGKTNFFEKRVGEYQRMGVMGGPADNAFRTDADF from the exons ATGCTTTCTGCTCGCTGTCCTCTCTCCGTCGTGAACGACAACAAGCTCGGCGGTGAGATCAACAAGATGGCGCTGGACAAAGAGAACACG CCACCGAACCGGAACTCGACCCGCATCCTGGCGTCGAAAACCGCGCGCAAAATCTTGGCCGATCCTTCG CCCGAAGCCGCGAGGAAGAGTagcggcgaggaggaagagccgCTGCTGAAGGAGAACCCGCGTCGCTTCGTCATCTTCCCCGTCCAGTACCAGGACATCTGGCAGATGTACAAGAAGGCCGAGGCGTCTTTCTGGACCGCAGAGGAG gTGGACCTGTCCAAGGACCTGCAGCACTGGGAGTCCCTGAAGGACGGCGAGCGCTACTTCATCTCTCACGTGTTGGCGTTCTTCGCCGCCAGCGACGGCATCGTCAACGAGAATCTG GTGGAGCGCTTCGCCCAGGAGGTGCAGGTGACGGAGGCGAGGTGCTTCTACGGCTTCCAGATCGCCATGGAGAACATCCACTCAGAGATGTACAGCCTCCTCATCAACACCTACATCAAGGAGCCCACGGAGAG AGAATACCTCTTCAACGCCATCGAGACGCTGCCCTGCGTGAAGAAGAAGGCCGACTGGGCGCTGAACTGGATCGGCAACAAGAAGGCCAGCTACG gagagcGTGTGGTGGCCTTCGCCGCCGTGGAGGGGATCTTCTTCTCTGGTTCCTTCGCCGCCATCTTCTGGCTGAAGAAGCGAGGCCTGATGCCGGGCCTGACCTTCTCCAACGAGCTGATCAGCAGAGACGAG GGTCTCCACTGTGACTTCGCCTGTCTGATGTTCAAACACCTGGTGAACAAGCCGTCGGCCGGAACCGTCACCGGCATCGTCAGGAACGCCGTGCAGATCGAGCAG gagTTCCTGACGGAGGCTCTGCCGGTGAAGCTGATCGGGATGAACTGCGAGCTGATGAAGCGCTACATCGAGTTCGTGGCCGACAGACTGATGCTGGAGCTCGGCTTCAGCAAG GTCTACCGGGTGGAGAACCCGTTCGACTTCATGGAGAACATCTCTCTGGAGGGGAAGACCAACTTCTTTGAGAAGCGGGTGGGCGAGTACCAGAGGATGGGCGTCATGGGGGGGCCCGCGGACAACGCCTTCAGGACGGACGCCGACTTCTGA
- the LOC137909138 gene encoding galectin-8-like, which yields MSLSNPRQTFLHPTIPFSGTILGGLQPGEMVLIQGSVPSGADRFQVDFTCGGSTKPRADVAFHFNPRLKLLPCVVCNTLEAELWGREEILFQRPFTAGAPFEIVVLVQEDKFKVAVNGEHLLEYKQRVALERVDTLTIAGTVAVEAVGIIPSTCPVSPAAALTNQEPEMNLITSSSGDLSVPFRGRLPDGLRVGCSVTIRGETGKTTDRFCVDLRDSRDIALHLNPRLKDRVLVRNSFLSGCWGPEERTLSSFPFATAQYFEIIILCEAEKFRVAVNGVHRLDYRYRVRDLSRITQLGVSGAVTLLSITVS from the exons ATGTCGCTGTCAAACCCGAGACAAACATTCCTGCACCCG ACGATTCCCTTCTCCGGGACGATCCTGGGGGGGTTGCAGCCGGGGGAGATGGTTCTAATTCAGGGCTCGGTGCCCTCTGGTGCCGATCG GTTTCAGGTAGACTTCACCTGCGGCGGCAGCACCAAGCCGCGGGCCGACGTGGCGTTTCACTTCAACCCGCGGCTCAAGCTTCTGCCGTGCGTCGTGTGCAACacgctggaggcggagctctgGGGCCGCGAGGAGATCCTGTTCCAGCGGCCCTTCACCGCCGGGGCCCCGTTTGAAATCGTCGTCCTCGTCCAGGAAGACAAGTTCAAG GTGGCGGTGAACGGCGAGCACCTGCTGGAGTACAAACAGCGGGTGGCGCTGGAGCGCGTCGACACGCTGACCATCGCCGGGACGGTCGCCGTGGAGGCCGTGGGCATCATCCCGAGCAct TGTCCAGTTTCTCCTGCAGCCGCTCTGACCAATCAGGAGCCAGAGATGAAC CTGatcacctcctcctcaggtgaCTTG AGCGTTCCCTTCCGAGGTCGCCTGCCGGACGGTCTGCGCGTCGGATGCAGCGTCACCATCAGAGGAGAAACGGGCAAGACGACGGACCG GTTCTGCGTGGACCTGCGGGACTCCAGGGACATCGCGCTGCACCTCAACCCCCGCCTGAAGGACCGGGTCCTGGTCAGGAACTCCTTCCTGTCCGGGTGCTGGGGACCCGAGGAGAGGACGCTGTCCTCCTTCCCCTTCGCCACAGCCCAGTACTTTGAG attaTCATCCTGTGTGAAGCCGAGAAGTTCCGAGTCGCCGTTAACGGTGTCCACCGGCTGGACTACCGGTACCGGGTCCGGGACCTGAGCCGCATCACCCAGCTGGGGGTGTCGGGGGCCGTGACGCTGCTGAGCATCACGGTCAGCtga
- the bub1 gene encoding mitotic checkpoint serine/threonine-protein kinase BUB1, translating to MDGATYLQSFKSSMSSYAGEDPLDPWSKFVDYLEQTPPADGGSGMSLVYESLVQSFLSVERYADDLRYVNYCIRYAGRSSDPVALYGFLSGRGVGTRTAAFYVAWAQQCERRGMTEEADALFHRAMENQAQPADAVLSAHGSCLSGRNPLQSSSLTNQASNQAAGELVPKPDAIRTIVTVSRSEVNPSGHGAGVHTASQYLKDALLCEGSELSFEEVRAELFLRRRRKREEESRKNRVSKVRQEEELILSLIHRLDKMDQDLDLEPWGGPSQAVRKRWFCVTRRRLQPDPPSIQNPPMVRAAGAGSPRVSTPIRPSSTSPRRTLNPVGSRTEPGPPACVPQTRLPVGTPDFSGVPRGTVRRRSSHRSEGRPPEPEDKLDTSQGGPGNPGNPSHVTPNTSLGFAQATPSRALPSPTVNTKEALVVVMDMFQAPPLLDEPFPSVLHAPGEEAEPRRAGKGGSASFAGPPAAAPFTIFQDAADSLPAPSLVETRPITALAEVQAASKPNDTPSDPVPDESAVWGGRYDPLSSLAACPNSTTDFALLARFASTPSTHKSLPSGNFYQDKENNGTGAADHDAFIRRQSNKLSPIMEQSPSNENLSESAVPSSDRHGTGVGEGLSLTVVQPPPPAALSFRDQTVCPAESSVPEQPRNHESSAGPRREEPEGPERVSEVPLKPDSLDWLDISSPEVSEPDLDTFLSPGQRPQSPEGTDVDLVPDPWDEELISGLLSSLSPPLTSDPRCISWPCNLPSISPKTSISLGGACLRVGCVVGRGAFATVYQASDPVTSEKMALKVQKPANPWEFYISTRLDARLQPDVRRLYSSARALHLFHDGSVLLGELYGYGTLLNAVNRYKGLSDKVMPPPLVMHFTVCILNMVEQLHRVGIVHADVKPDNFLLGDRFLENECFEPDGVDHGLVLIDLGQSIDMELFPEGTAFTARCLTSGFQCTEMLSGKPWSYQTDYFGIAGTVHCMLFGTYMEVRRDGGVWRTNGVFRRNPHGDLWQEFFHTLLNVPACASLPSLRSVRMKLASVLQQNYGGKLSALKKRLVILLLGR from the exons ATGGACGGCGCTACTTACCTACA AAGCTTTAAAAGTAGCATGAGCTCCTACGCAGGAGAAGACCCTCTGGATCCGTGGAGCAA GTTCGTGGACTACCTGGAGCAGACGCCGCCGGCGGACGGAGGCAGCGGGATGTCGCTGGTGTACGAGAGCCTGGTGCAGAGCTTCCTGAGCGTGGAGCGATACGCAGACGACCTCCGATACGTGAACTACTGCATCAGATAC GCGGGCCGCTCGTCCGACCCCGTGGCGCTGTACGGTTTCCTCTCCGGCCGCGGCGTGGGGACCCGGACCGCTGCGTTCTACGTGGCCTGGGCGCAGCAGTGTGAGCGGCGAGGGATGACGGAGGAGGCCGACGCCTTGTTCCACAGAGCCATGGAGAACCAGGCGCAGCCGGCCGACGCCGTCCTCAGCGCGCACGG CTCCTGTCTGTCGGGTCGGAACCCGCTCCAGAGCTCCAGTCTGACCAACCAGGCGTCTAACCAG GCTGCTGGGGAACTTGTTCCCAAACCAGACGCCATTAGAACCATCGTGAc GGTGTCCCGCTCCGAGGTGAACCCCTCGGGACACGGCGCCGGCGTCCACACGGCGTCCCAGTACCTGAAGGACGCGCTGCTCTGTGAAGGGTCCGAGCTGAGTTTCGAGGAGGTCCGAGCAGAACTCTTCCTCCGGCGCCGCAGGAAGCGGGAAGAAGAGAGCCGTAAGAACCGGGTCAGC AAGGtgcgtcaggaggaggagcttatcCTGAGCCTGATCCACAGGTTGGACAAAATGGAccaggacctggacctggagcCCTGGGGGGGTCCATCACAGGCGGTGAGGAAACGATGGTTCTGTGTGACCCGGCGTCG TCTGCAGCCGGACCCGCCCAGCATCCAGAACCCTCCCATGGTCCGAGCAGCCGGCGCCGGCTCGCCTCGGGTCTCCACGCCGATCCGACCTTCATCCACGAGTCCCCGTCGGACCCTGAACCCGGTCGGCAGCAGAACCGAACCGGGCCCGCCGGCGTGCGTCCCGCAGACGCGCCTTCCTGTTGGGACGCCGGACTTCAGCGGAGTTCCTCGTGGAACCGTCCGGCGCC gctcctcccacag GAGCGAGGGACGCCCTCCAGAACCCGAGGACAAGCTGGACA CGTCACAGGGGGGTCCGGGGAACCCGGGGAACCCGTCTCACGTCACTCCCAACACCTCCCTGGGCTTCgctcaggccacgccctccagggCGCTGCCGTCGCCGACCGTCAACACGAAGGAGGCGCTCG TCGTGGTCATGGACATGTttcaggccccgccccttctgGACGAGCCGTTCCCATCGGTGCTCCACGCCCctggggaggaggcggagccgagACGAGCAGGAAAGG gtggctccgcctccttcgcCGGACCCCCCGCCGCGGCGCCGTTCACCATCTTTCAGGACGCCGCCGACAG TCTTCCTGCTCCCTCATTGGTGGAGACtcggccaatcacagctctgGCTGAAGTCCAGGCGGCGAGCAAACCCAAC GACACGCCTTCGGACCCGGTACCGGACGAGAGCGCCGTGTGGGGCGGGCGCTACGACCCCCTCAGCTCGCTGGCGGCCTGTCCCAACAGCACCACGGACTTCGCCTTGTTGGCCCGGTTCGCCTCCACGCCGTCGACCCACAAATCCCTCCCCAGCGGCAACTTCTACCAGGACAAAG AGAACAACGGAACCGGCGCCGCTGACCACGACGCTTTCATCAGGCGGCAGTCCAACAAACTCAG TCCAATCATGGAGCAGAGCCCGTCCAATGAGAACCTCTCCGAGTCGGCGGTACCGTCGTCCGACCGGCACGGTACCGGCGTCGGCGAGGGCCTCTCCCTCACCGtggtgcagcccccccctcctgctgcccTGTCCTTCAGAGACCAGACCGTCTGTCCCGCCGAGTCCTCCGTCCCCGAGCAGCCGCGGAACCACGAGAGCTCAGCCGGACCCAGAAGAGAAGAACCCGAGGGTCCAGAACGAGTCTCTGAGGTTCCCCTGAAACCGGACTCGCTGGACTGGCTGGACATCAGTAGCCCGGAGGTCTCTGAACCGGACCTGGACACCTTCCTGAGCCCGGGACAGCGCCCCCAGAGTCCAGAGGGGACGGACGTGGACCTGGTGCCGGACCCCTGGGACGAGGAGCTGATCTCGGGTCTGCTGTCGTCCCTCAGCCCGCCTCTGACCTCCGACCCCCGCTGCATCAGCTGGCCCTGCAACCTGCCCAGCATCAGCCCGAAGACGAGCATCAGCCTGg GGGGGGCGTGTCTGAGAGTCGGCTGCGTCGTCGGCCGAGGAGCGTTCGCCACCGTCTACCAGGCGTCTGACCCCGTGACCTCGGAGAAGATGGCGTTGAAG GTGCAGAAACCGGCCAATCCCTGGGAGTTCTACATCAGCACCCGGCTGGACGCCCGCCTGCAGCCCGACGTCCGGCGCCTTTACAGCAGCGCCCGCGCCCTTCACCTGTTCCACGACGGGAGCGTCCTGCTGGGCGAGCTCTACGGCTACGGCACCCTGCTG AACGCGGTGAACCGCTACAAGGGCCTGAGCGACAAGGTGATGCCGCCGCCGCTGGTCATGCACTTCACCGTCTGCATCCTGAACATGGTGGAGCAGCTCCACCGCGTCGGCATCGTGCACGCCGACGTCAAGCCGGACAACTTCCTGCTGGGGGACAG GTTCCTGGAGAACGAGTGTTTCGAGCCGGACGGCGTGGACCACGGCCTCGTCCTCATCGACCTGGGCCAGAGCATCGACATGGAGCTTTTCCCAGAAGGCACTGCTTTCACCGCCAGGTGCTTGACGTCAGGCTTCCAGTGTACGGAGATGCTCAGTGGGAAACCCTGGAGCTATCAG ACGGACTACTTTGGGATCGCCGGGACCGTCCACTGCATGCTGTTTGGGACGTACATGGAGGTCAGGCGAGACGGCGGCGTGTGGAGGACGAACGGCGTGTTCCGAAG GAACCCCCACGGCGACCTGTGGCAGGAGTTCTTCCACACGCTGCTCAACGTTCCGGCCTGCGCCTCCCTGCCGAGCCTCCGGAGCGTCCGGATGAAGCTGGCgtccgtcctgcagcagaactacGGCGGCAAACTGTCCGCGCTGAAGAAGCGGCTGGTGATCCTGCTGCTGGGGAGATGA
- the LOC137909179 gene encoding lactoylglutathione lyase-like, whose amino-acid sequence MEDGAGLPDEAVSAACKEGHPSTKDYMMQQTMLRVKDPARSLDFYTRVLGMTLLQKIDFPSMRFTLYFLGYEDKADIPGDIRERTAWTFSRRATLELTHNWGSELDTNLSYHHGNKQPLGFGHIGISVPDVDAACKYLEDKNVTFIKKPDSGKMRDLAFIQDPDGYWIEILSPVKMFSIMSP is encoded by the exons ATGGAGGACGGAGCGGGGCTACCGGACGAGGCCGTGTCCGCCGCCTGCAAAGAGGGACACCCGTCCACCAAG GACTACATGATGCAGCAGACGATGCTGAGGGTCAAGGATCCGGCCCGGTCCCTGGACTTCTACACCCGGGTCCTCGGCATGAC GCTGCTCCAGAAGATCGACTTCCCCTCCATGCGCTTCACCCTCTACTTCCTGGGTTACGAGGACAAGGCGGACATCCCGGGGGACATCAGGGAGAGGACGGCGTGGACCTTCTCTCGCAGAGCCACCTTGGAGCTCACGCA CAACTGGGGCTCGGAGCTGGACACAAATCTGTCCTATCACCATGGGAACAAGCAGCCGCTGGGATTTG GTCATATCGGTATTTCTGTCCCCGACGTCGACGCTGCCTGTAAATATCTGGAGGACAAAAACGTGACCTTCATCAAGAAACCAGACTCAG GGAAGATGAGGGACCTGGCCTTCATCCAGGATCCTGACGGATACTGGATCGAGATCTTGAGTCCTGTGAAGATGTTCTCCATCATGTCGCCGTGA